The DNA sequence GGCCGGTTCCTCAACTGGACAAGGCCAAGGCCGCGCGGAACCTGGCACGCATGAAGCGGTACGAGAAGGAAGGATTCTCCATCCTCTCTCCTGTCCGAGGCGTCCTGGGGATCTTCACCGGGCGCGAGGACCCCTACGAAGTGGCGCGCCGCCGCGCCGAGCAACGCCAGATGGAGGAGTCCGGGGGCGACGAATCGCTCCGTTGACCGGATCCCGATCAGGCTCCGGACATCCCGGCATCAGCACTTCATCCGGGATTGAAATCCCGGTCCCGCCGCAGAGGAGCCCCTCTGCGAGTCTGCTATAATCCCTGCTTCTCCAAACCCGATCCAGCGATACAACCGGGGCATTCGGATTGATCAACCTGCCCAAGACCTACGAGCCGAAGCGAGTCGAACGGAAGTGGTACACCCTCTGGGAAGAGAGAGGCTACTTCAAGGGACGCACCGATTCCGGAAAGCCGGCCTACAGCATCGTGATCCCTCCTCCCAACGTCACCGGCTCCCTGCACATGGGACACGCCCTCAACTGCACTCTCCAGGACGTCTTGACCCGATGGAAGCGAATGAAGGGCTTCAACACCCTGTGGCTGCCGGGCACGGACCATGCGGGAATCGCCACCCAGAACGTGGTGGAACGCCAGTTGGCGGAGGAGGGAAAGACCCGTTCGGACCTGGGCCGGACCGCCTTCGAAAAACGGGTCTGGGAGTGGAAGAAGATCGCGGAAGACAACATTCTCTCCCAGATCCGCAAGCTGGGATGCTCCTGCGACTGGAGCCGCCAGAGGTTCACCTTGGACGAAGGCCTGTCCCGGGCCGTGAGAGAGGTCTTCGTGCGCCTCTACGAAGAGGGCCTCATCTACAAGGGGGAGTACCTGGTCAACTGGTGCCCCCGCTGCCGGACCGCCATCTCGGACCTTGAGGTGGAGTTCGCTCCCACGCGGGGCCACCTGTGGCATATCCGTTATCCGGTCAAGGGTTCGGACGAGTGTCTGGTGGTGGCCACCACTCGCCCCGAGACCATGTTGGGAGACACCGCTGTCGCGGTTCATCCCGATGACGGACGCTACCACCACGTTCGCGGCCGAACCGTCGTTCTGCCCTTGATGGACCGGGAAATCCCCATCATCGAGGACACCTTCGTGGACCGCGAATTCGGAACCGGAGCCGTGAAGGTCACCCCGGGGCATGACCCCAACGATTTCGAGGCGGGCCGGCGCCACCAACTGCCCATCGTGAAGGTGATCGACGAGGACGGCCGGATGACGGCCGACGCGGGAGCATTCGCCGGACTGGACCGCTACCAGGCCCGGCGGCAGGTTGCCGCCGAGTTGGAACGCCTGGGCTTGCTGGAGATGGTCGAGAAACACGATCACAACGTGGGACGGTGCCAGAGATGCTCGACGGTGGTGGAGCCTCTGGTTTCGACGCAGTGGTTCGTCAGGGTAAAGCCGCTGGCCCAGACCGCTCTCCAGGCAGTGGAGGAGGGGTCGACCGTCTTCGTCCCCGGCAACTACACGAAGATCTATTCCGATTGGATGACCAACATCCACGACTGGTGCATCAGCCGGCAGTTGTGGTGGGGACACCGCATCCCCGCCTGGACCTGCGAGGATTGCGACCACTCGACCGTGGCTCGAACCGAGCCCGAGGCCTGCTCCCGCTGCGGCAGTGCCCGCCAGGTCCAGGAATCGGATGTCCTGGACACCTGGTTCAGTTCCGGCCTCTGGCCCTTCTCCACTCTGGGATGGCCGGACCGGACGCGGGACCTGGAGACCTTCTATCCCACCAGCACTCTGGTCACGGGATTCGACATCATCTTCTTCTGGGTCGCCCGCATGATGATGCTGGGCCTCCGCTTCCGCGGTGACGTGCCGTTTCGCAGAGTGTTCATCACCGGACTGGTCCGCGACCAGCATGGACAGAAGATGTCCAAGTCCAAGGGAAACATCATCGACCCCCTGGAGGTCATCGAAGAGTACGGATGTGACGCCGTCCGCTTCACATTGGCGGTTTCATCCGCACCCGGAGCCGACATCCCCTTCTCCATCCGCCGGATGGCCGGCTACCGGGCCTTCTGCAACAAGATCTGGAACGGCGCCCGCTATCTGCTTTTGAACCTGGATCAGGGACTGACCGCCGATGAGGAGGAGATCGGCAGGCTCTGGGAGCAGGATTCCCTGCGGCTGGAGGACCGCTGGATTCTGGGCCGGCTCCAGCAGATCAACCAGGACACGGAAAGGAACCTGGAGCGGTTCTTCATTCACAGCGCCAGCAATGATCTCTACCATTTCTTCTGGCATGAGTTCTGCGACTGGTACGTCGAACTGATCAAAGGGCGAATCAGCGGCGGCGACACCGTTGCCGCCCAGGTCGCCGCCCATGTTCTGGAACGCTCCCTCCGACTGCTTCATCCCTTCGTGCCCTTCCTGACGGAGG is a window from the Acidobacteriota bacterium genome containing:
- a CDS encoding valine--tRNA ligase, with amino-acid sequence MINLPKTYEPKRVERKWYTLWEERGYFKGRTDSGKPAYSIVIPPPNVTGSLHMGHALNCTLQDVLTRWKRMKGFNTLWLPGTDHAGIATQNVVERQLAEEGKTRSDLGRTAFEKRVWEWKKIAEDNILSQIRKLGCSCDWSRQRFTLDEGLSRAVREVFVRLYEEGLIYKGEYLVNWCPRCRTAISDLEVEFAPTRGHLWHIRYPVKGSDECLVVATTRPETMLGDTAVAVHPDDGRYHHVRGRTVVLPLMDREIPIIEDTFVDREFGTGAVKVTPGHDPNDFEAGRRHQLPIVKVIDEDGRMTADAGAFAGLDRYQARRQVAAELERLGLLEMVEKHDHNVGRCQRCSTVVEPLVSTQWFVRVKPLAQTALQAVEEGSTVFVPGNYTKIYSDWMTNIHDWCISRQLWWGHRIPAWTCEDCDHSTVARTEPEACSRCGSARQVQESDVLDTWFSSGLWPFSTLGWPDRTRDLETFYPTSTLVTGFDIIFFWVARMMMLGLRFRGDVPFRRVFITGLVRDQHGQKMSKSKGNIIDPLEVIEEYGCDAVRFTLAVSSAPGADIPFSIRRMAGYRAFCNKIWNGARYLLLNLDQGLTADEEEIGRLWEQDSLRLEDRWILGRLQQINQDTERNLERFFIHSASNDLYHFFWHEFCDWYVELIKGRISGGDTVAAQVAAHVLERSLRLLHPFVPFLTEELWQRLPHAGETIMLAPFPEPRPGWIDQDHIDRMTQLQELITALRTARAENNIDPRRRLPAEFTCSFPVRDFLESQSHHLKNLARLSEIEFRDGLSREGLRITGVANTTQFALRLDEAIDLAAEKDRLQRQIGRLEEDRSRLDRKLDNENFVRKAPAHIVDGARRRRQEVGTKLKRLQDMLHGLPEP